In Nycticebus coucang isolate mNycCou1 chromosome 9, mNycCou1.pri, whole genome shotgun sequence, the following are encoded in one genomic region:
- the LOC128593800 gene encoding putative uncharacterized protein encoded by LINC00341 translates to MIVPRQETAVTWWGLYFLKRSWTSSLECLLLSSATRDMRPVHSGHLCGDEGHSPAASLPLLMKKKEKETLTEEQISERREGKHPAQKQPDSCSLLASAAFLSPVGHRHLLPWQLVGWLVGNTAEQGVKGPLPPLSPVTMESRPHQDAVLGDWEGAYCLSAFPLEKQRQAHLQGQAENSQLCEVTAC, encoded by the exons ATGATAGTACCCAGACAGGAGACAGCAGTCACATGGTGGGGGCTCTATTTCCTAAAAAGATCCTGGACTTCCTCTCTGGAATGCTTACTTCTGAGCTCAGCAACCAGGGACATGAGACCAGTCCATTCTGGGCATCTCTGTGGGGATGAGGGTCACAGTCCAGcagcctctcttcctcttctgatgaaaaagaaagagaaggaaacattAACTGAGG AGCAGATATCAGAGCGCAGAGAGGGGAAGCATCCTGCCCAAAAGCAACCAGATAGTTG CTCTCTTTTGGCCTCAGCTGCTTTTCTTTCCCCTGTAGGCCATAGGCATTTGCTGCCTTGGCAGCTGGTTGGCTGGTTGGTGGGAAACACTGCAGAGCAGGGAGTGAAAGGCCCACTCCCTCCACTGAGTCCTGTCACCATGGAGAGCAGGCCACACCAGGATGCAGTGCTGGGGGACTGGGAAGGTGCTTACTGTCTGTCTGCCTTCCCCCTGGAAAAACAGAGACAGGCCCACTTGCAGGGGCAGGCAGAGAACAGTCAGCTTTGTGAGGTCACTGCCTGCTGA